ACCGGTTGTGTACACGGAAATGGATGGTGGCTTCGGGGCAAGTGGGGCTCCGAGAAGGGTTTCGTGGGTTTCGAGACGGAgtagaggaagagagagtggTGGATTTCGCAGGGCTTTCCGCAATTTCTTCTCCTTCCTGAGGTTTAGACCTAATTCTTCATCTTCGAACTCTGGGTCTGAATCTCGGTCTATGAGCAGAAGCCATAGTCATTCGGGTTCGGTGTTCAGTaggtatttgaaaaaaaaggataataAGAAAGAAGAGTTAGTAATTAAGATTGtaaatagaagagagagaaaaaagtaataaaaagatttttagaAATAGGGATAAAGAAAGGAATGTAGGaagtttttaaaagataaataaattttaaggaataatttgataaaatgagtatttaagttaaattataaggATGGAGATGAAGAACCGAATGAGATGCTCTTATAATGCTTTGCGTCAGTTAATTCCATTGCAGTCAATAACTTACCTTTTGCTGCGAACTTAGGTCGCAGCAAAGGAAAACGCAGGAAAGATCTATGTTCACTGCGGTGCTTAATGGAACCGCAATGCTTAGATGTATTTGCTATGGCACGGGCTCGCCACAATATTGATCATCACCCCTTCGAGCGATTGAGTCCATTAAAACCGCAGTAACTATATGATTTCTGCGATTGTTTTTACGGCAAGTGCAAACTGTCGTTACATATTCAGGAAACAGCTTCGGCCGGGGTGGAATGCGGGGACACTTTGTAGCAGCGACTTAAACCCCCCGCAATATATCAATGGAGTGTCGTGATTTTGGATTACAACTTGTAGGGTCGAGTGACGGACGCCGTTTTAACTCTTGGTATATAATGGATTTGATTTTGATACCTGCGTTTTGAAGTTCTTTTGCTCTGTGCCTCACTGCTCTGTTCCCCGATCTCTCCCTTCCTTGAGCATATGGTTGTCGCCGCTGCTGTCACCGCAATCTTGCATGCCCTGCCGTCGCGTCGTTGCCGGTTAATCAACAAATCATGGCcgcatttctctagatccataaTTCTCACCaaggccctctctctctctctctctctctctctctctctctctctctctctctctcgggttGCCCTAGCCTCTCCCTGCGAGAGCTCCCTCAATAGATTTTTTCCTCCGTCTTGCCGTGCCAACCCAGCATTTCACCGCGCCGACCACCTCCTACAGTAAGATCTCTCCCTTTTTAGAAAAGAATCTCTGCTTAGTTAGATATaagcatatataaatatatatatatataatttgtacctaGGAGGCAACCAAATTCTGGAATATGTTGTGTATGTAATTAGACTACAATCCAAATTGAAACTGTTGTAATTCTCTACGAAATTACAACAAATAGCTAGGTACGTATAGACCGAATTGTTCCTTCTCAATTGTTGTCCAATATGTTCCTATAGTCCAATTTTatgaattagaaaaaaaaaaaccattggaATAACCGTAGTGCTCTTACTTTATAAACAATGGTTTTAAAGCAATTTCCCTTACTTTAATTTTGAGTCTCTGTGTTTGAAAGTTATGATGTAACTTACAAAGTGGGATATTGCATCTGAACATTTACAATTATTACCACCAATTTTCCAACTTGTAGTTAGCTTCACAGCTAGGAAAACATATTACATCACTAGACTGACAATTATGGCTCCCATTAGCAAGAGCCAATGACTGAAAATAAGTAAACACTGCAGTCCTTCcccttttcttttcatgaaaatgcTCTTTTGCCAAGTGTACGTTTGATTCTCatccatattttatatattttgaagggcccatattatatatgatttatatGTTTGATAAAAGGATTCTAAAAGAATATTGTCAAATCAGTTTCTCAAAAGTGATTTGCACCAGGATTTATTCTACATTCAAATATTATTCTAAATTTAGCATGTATAGTAagtatctaaatttatttttaccctAGGTAAGATACTTAAAATTTAGTAAGTATCTTTGAATGGATGCATGCATAGCACGTCGATTAATTGGTGGTTTTTGAAGGCTTGATCCAATCCCAGAcctctattatattatatattaaataaccttataatatataatagattttgagtattatatattaaataaccttataatatataatagattttgAGTATGTAAATTACTCTGTGTGTGTATCTGTAAATTTGTTATGCATTGCATGCTATACTGCTTGCATTCTTTCAGTATATGTATAGGCATGCAATGAGCATTCTTTGAGTATTGAGATCTGTAAGACTTGGCCGTAACATAGTGGGCCATCCCACGACGTTAGTTTTAGAAGCTTCCATATCAAGCTCTGCTTATTCAAGTGCCACGAAATTAATAAGTAGATTTCAAACTGCTCTATAGGAAAATGCTGAGTTGTAAAGACAAATCGGATTTTAACACAAACTTAGGAGGTGATGGATTATGGTTTCTTAGTGAATGTTCCAGGTGCATGTTAGAGTACTAATAGATTTTCCAGAACCAGCTATTTCACTCCAATTTAGCAAGAGTCAAGCTGATATTTTTAAAGGCTGACACAGTTAAGTTTGAATTTGTTGCATTTGAAGCATACTGACAAATTATATTTGTACGTGGATGTGACACTAAAGTTAGAGACATTGTATGCATTTTACATGCATTAGTTATTTCTGATAATCTATGGGATGGATAATTCAATACTCAAGGCTGAGATGTTAAGCTTAATGTTGTGCATGTTGAGTTTTAGTACATGCATTGGATTTCTATCAGCACTATCTTAGGAAATACTGGATGTTTTATAATGGGCCATGAGTTTTTAACACAATGGCATTGATAGGCTAACTTTGTCTTGGATTAGACAAAGAAAAATCATCGTCGGACAGTCACAAGTCAGCTATCTCGTGCATATAACGCGTTTCATTACAAGCTACATCTTAAATACAAGAGTTATGGATCTCATCAGGAGGCCCTAGCTAATGGAGGTGGGTTAGTAGAGAAGCCAGTTTGGGAGTGGTTGTACAATCGGTGGACAAGTGATGATTTCAAGGTAAGCATATgtcagtgtttttttttttctatgaatTCACATGTCAAACAGCTAAATTAAAGGTTGTACATCcagatattatataaactattttgtataattttgtaCCACATCCTTATCACTGCCCCTTGGTTAAACTTCTACATGCTATTACCAATTATCCCTATGGTTGAATATGAGctaaaaaatttatgttttgttgcAGAAAATGTCCagccaaaacaaagaaaataggcGTAAACAAAAAGATCAACCACACAAGCAGAAGGAATTGGTTTGTTGTACTAATGGAAATAAAGGTATAACTAATTATTTGGACATGCTGGAAGTTGcggttgaatatatataattttaattagtaattattcTGAAGTGATTGGTGTGCCTATATGTTcatgtagaagaagaagaatctaaTTGATTTCTACAAAGATGTGCATTGGTCgaataaaaaagagagatttaTCACACCAACCACATAAGATAATTATGTGAGCAGACACTTGTTTATACAAATCTCGTTGGTGGTTGTAACTGTCATATTTGTTTACAATTGACATTTGGCAAGTTCACTATTTAGCATTAGCACATAAGTGTGAAACTTAGTGACTATGCAGCTGGTTGTATTTATTAATGTTTAAGTTGTTTTGGCCACAGAATTAGATGGTTCAATTGATGAATTCCAAAGAGCCAAAGGCTTGCACTGATGAAGCAGGAGCAAGGATATTTAGAGAGGTATTGGGGCATAGGTCAGGGTATTCCAGAGGGATGGGCCACTCTGTTATGCCTGAGTCTACTAAAGTGTCTGGAGTATCTTGTGAGGAGTATGAACGGCTTgtagaagaaaatgaagcaaataGGAAAAATGCAGCATATTACCAAGGATGGCTTGAGGATATTGAAGGTGCTTTTGCTGCTATGAGGGAGCATATGCGGGATTATGAGGAACATGTAAGCATGCGAATGTCAGAAGTGGAGACCAATCAATTAGAGTCTCAAAGAGAAACTGAAACTGCAATTCCTTAGGAATTTTTGTGCGTGCCAACagttttattacatttttttatacttaattaTGACCTACACCTTAGTAGTACTTTTGATGAAGGTGTGTTGGGGCAGCTGATTTACTAGTAAGAATTTTGAAATGGATCTAGTACATTTTGAAAATGCATAGAAAGGGTCAAGGATCATGGGAGGTAAATTGGTTTCTGGACTGATGTATTGACTGCATGCTATATTTTGATGCTTTTGGGCAAAGTTCATCTATGATAGATTCAATGaccttttcatattattttaattaatatgacaTGTGAAGATAATATGAGGCTTTTGGGGTGGTTCAATATAGAGTTTACGAACAAAGCATGATTTACCTACTGCTTGCCTATTCATAAATGAGTCAATTGCTTAGAATAAGTTGGTGTTTAATCATATTCTGGTGATAGTTTTAATTGGGTTAGGGGGAAATTTCAGTTATACCCTACTGCCCTGTGAAGAGGTTTTTAGGCATTATACATGCTTTCATTTGTAGAGTAGATGAAAAACAAAAGCACAACTGTTATAGTGCTCTAGAGATACTTATAATTCCATAGCTACAACTAATTATGTTTAATCACTTATTTACTAACCAGGGTATTTGTTGTTGTATATACATGACAGGATTATTGTAAAGGAAAGCTTCACAGTTTAGATTCTTCCTGCCCTAGTAAGGTACCAAAAATACAAATCCATcaaattccataaaaaaaaaaaaaaaaggattatgAAAAACGTGTCTCAGTTTAACATGCTTCTATATGATACACATGCATGCAGTATATGAATTGCAAAACTATCTTAAAGGTTGTACCACATTCAAATGAGCTATGCTTATTCGTGGTGATGGAGCAGTCATTTTGTAGAGTAATGTTTTAGGGTGCCCAACACACAAGTGTGCAGATTATTCCTACTTGTTTATTACATATTGAAAGTACTGCTAACTAATGAAGGTGTGATTTTAATAACGGTATAGTTATAACTGAAAGCATTTTCCATTCAGTGATTTTTCTGCATTGTTGTGTACTAGAATAGgtcaatatttttccaagatCAGTGTAGTGATCTAGATGTGCTACCCAAGACCCCAAAGAACTATAATCAGTTTGAGTTATCCTCAGTACGTGGGGTATGTACTTGTACTGCTGGCATGCATGTTGAAATTCTTTTGTAAGGATGAGAATGTTGAGATCATTGCTAAACTAAGTTATGGACAAAGTTGAATGAAAAAGTAATCTCTAGTTGAGATATTTGACATACTGCTTTCAGTAATAGTGTATTGGATATCTTCAAAGGCATCAGGAGGTAAGAGTTATAATTGCATGGTTgatgaatttagatatatatatatatatatataccctctgtgtaacatatatacacactgatatatatatatatataggcctaTATGTGCTGATTTCAATCCCTGTGCAAAATCAGATTcaagtttataaatatatatacacatgaaaatccaataaattcatgtgatatAAAACAGTTTGTGTGTGAAAATTAACCCTATATTGTGCAAACCCAATGTGAGAAAACAGAGTTGATCAGTTCCAGAGTGGTCAAAGCTTCAATATAGCTACAGTTTTAATATGGTGCGCTCAAAAAGTATCAAAATTTGTAAAACTCCATCCAGCCCTAGCTCTGGTAATGTTTCAAACAACAGCCTCTAATTTGCAGCTGTCGATTGGGAGGACCAATATCTCATCCAATCCCAGCAATTTAATTATTGACAAATTAGGTCCATTAATTTTTGAGTTCTGAGaactttcaaaatttaaatgattGTCCTATACTATTATTGAGAAGGTAAATTTACACCCACATTTGATGAGGCCGGGTATGcgagaaaataaattttgggaAAAAATGGATTGCCAGAAACATCATACATAGCCCCGAATAAACTGCATGCATGGAAATCGTCCATGATTCATACCGCGGCGAGAAGTGGAGTGCCATAAATTGAATTGATTGGCTGTCGAATACCAAATTCTTCTATGGCGAGTATTTTGCTACAGAATAGTTGGGTGGAGCTAAAGATGCGGCGATATGGTAAGCCGCCGTATATAGGCGTCTTGAATTCCGTGGCAAAAGACTAGAAGGTCGGCAAGAATTGTAGTGCCGCTAAATATTTAGGTGGATCTGGAATCGCCGAACAGACAATCACTTCCCGACGAACAAACACTCGCAGGCAGTAAGTAAGACCTTATTGGCGGAGAAATCGGATTGGATGGAAAGTAACAGCGGCGGGTTTGTGAAAGCTTTTCTCGTCAGGTAGATCGCCGGGAGGAGCTGCAATTTCATCGGCGGTAGACTTGTGGTGACAAACAGAGCAGATGTCACGCTTAAATTATGGCATTTTATCTGCAATATATAAACCGTGGCTTCTTGATGTTTGCCATGGTTTTGTGACTTACAACGGCGATGGTTATCCGCCGCAAAAAGTGGTTAATGTTGTAGTGAGACCACCTTTTAATTGATATATATCCTTCGAGGAAGATCGAAACCAGTGGCTTaagtttttcttctctttccacTACCCAAGCAACCATTAGCCTGAGTAATAGTACGCGAAAAAAGGTGAAATAGCGATCTATTTATTGACACCTCCCTAAACAAAAGTCATAATTAAAATAGCTTATCACTCTCTTCCGGCTTGATGCTTGTAATTAcgctaaatatatatttatcaatgcACACCTTAAACATTTTATGTGTATTTATTTCAAGGGCGCATGGAAAGGTTGAGATTGTATTACTGGGCTTATGATCGTGACACATGTGCATTGCACAGTTTTAAAATTGACGATTCTGTATGTTGCCAAGGGTCAATGCATTAATCTACAATCCACAAGACAATCATGAACAATAATCACTTTATTTATTAGAGGTCGCAAGTTATGTCCAGAGAATACAGATAGTACACATCATTTTAGCGAATAATCAAACCACATAGAAAATCCATGCATCCATCGGTCAAGACTAAAAAACATGACACatgcactaattaaatagcCGAATAGCTATGGTCTTCTTCTGCTGGAGCGTGAGAAAGCACAGATAACACAACAAACGCACCAAACAATACCGTGATAACGGCGGTGAAGTTGACAAGGAAGGCCTCGGAGCCATACTTGGCGAGCCCAGAATTTTCCAGGAAAGTAAGCTTCTCCAATAACCCTAATGAAGCATTGCCGACGGCCAACACGTACACGAAAAGTCCAAATACGACATGCCAAGGCATAGAGAAGCTCCTAAGCTCACCAGGTCCTCCTGGGTAGAAGAAGATCAGGAACCCATATATCCACTGCAATTTACATATCCAAGTGAGTTCAGCCCGGTAGGTGTACTCATGATAAAAATCCATGATATTCACAAGAAACGTACAGACTATTTGAATGAGTTCTTACTTCAGTTCACAACAAAAACTGTCCAGGCCCATGACTAAAACGTGGCCCAGTGGTTTGAGAATGGAGTCCACACTATTAGGCCCAATTAGCAATCCAGAAAGCTACTTGTGCAAGTTACATTAGAGCTCCGTtccattttataatttgatttggattttcataattatcaaattaaaaattttgatttttataatgGTTAAGacatttatcttatattatcttCATATAATTTCGTATAAAAAAAGACTCATATAATTCCTTTCAAtcgttctctctctcactcatttccttctttcaatttctattttattttatattttctatcattcCCCATTTCCAAATCCATAACAAAACACTCAGGCCCACCAAAAAGTATCACATGCAATATGATTATGCCAATTGTATTGAGCACTACAAGAAACGGCCTGGCCCAGCACCTTTGCATGATCAGCCGGcgctatcttttgaagaagaaaaGTAATAAAAGATAAACGAGAGTAAGGATTGAGCAGTAGTAGTTTAATTACCTGAAGGGCGTAGAGGACAATAATACCAATTCCAAGCCAGGAATGCAAGCTGTAAAGATTAGCGATGCCGCTCTCGTTATGATATTTGAAAGCAGTATAAACTCCGATGATACCGAGTATCAGAGCAATAGCATGGAGCACCAGATGTACCAACTTCTTCACATCTTTACTGAAAGGAAGTGATTTATAACTGACTATGGCTGCAATTAATCATGTTTACATGAAAAATTAGTTAATTTTGTGTTTACATACGTAGCAAATATATTATTGGTCAGAAATTAAGGAACCtccattttattaatattgccataatttaattaattaccttCACCCCCTATGATGATTAAGCCTACCAACATAAGCACAGGATGGATCTGTAAAAAGAAATGGACATGTGATCAGACCTTTTTCTATTCATGTtaggtataaataaataaaatcttatttttagtGACACTTTTTCTACCTCCAAacttatgttattattttaaataaaataatgtaaacCGAAGATTTATATAATGCTTTCAAAAATATTGAagaatgtgaaaaaaaatactctaggcataaaaaaaaaaattctcatacaaataaaataaataattcaactttttcaaatttcaatacaactttttcaaattccaatacaaaaataatatattctaataatattttattcaatttattttatctcatctcatctatgaaAACAAATGAAGTAGACATActagcatttttcatatatatataacatatcgACAAGGAAAAAAtgataatctattttataaCTGCATAAAATAGTGTAGTTTtatcatattaaaatttatttttaatggaaggatttcatgaaatatttgaagatgaattataaaataattatagaaatagAAGCTGTATCATTCCTATATGGAAAAGCATTATCCAAAGGCTAACATGGTTGATAGTACCACCATCTGGTCAATCGTGAAGAAATCTGACACCTCGTTAATTAACGTCCATGCATGAATAAGAAGGTTAGGTTGCAACGTGCTCCAACAATTTAACAACACGTACAATTATAAAGACAAGAAACTCTATCTTAAAAGTCTAACTATTATTTGACCGGTAGCTAGATTTTTGTTTGAAGGTTAGGAGGGATGACGGGGAATTTTGCGAGTAATTGCAAACAGAACAGAGTGGACGATGACTCGTGTTGCCTCGAACAGGTAAATATTACCCTGGCAAATTaaacatttaatttaatttaatttttttttaagttttaacataaagaaaaagaaaaatgctaccgactttaaaacaaaaaaaattctttttaagcAGGTACTAGTGTTAGGTTAAGAATCAGCGAATGATAATTTGTTTAAGTGCGAACCACTTTAAGCCTAAATTTCCAAATCTTTGACATTAAgggaaatgaaaattaatagcTAGAAGGCCGGACGCACGTTGATCTCCAACAAAAGAATATATGCGATTCAAAGTTTGAAACAGTACAAGCCAGTTAGAGCACTGCTATCCATTAAAATACCATTCTCAACAATGAGAGAGAATCCATTAAAATTCCATTAAGGATGGGGAATAAAACCTACGGCACCCAAACGGCAGATAGAAAAAGGCCAAAATTCTCCTTCATGGGCCATTTCTATAAAGTAAAAGTGAATATTACTTATTAGGGCGATTTCTTGTGTTCGTTCTACAGAAAGGTCCAAATGATTGAAGTAAGGGGTACCCAAAGCCCTGAACCAAAAACCATTACGATCCCAATCTCTACACGCAAACTGCAAACAAACAGATAAACACCAAACCTACTCGATAGAGATGACCTACCTCTCGGGAAAACGCCCAAAATTCCAACAAAATTTACAACACCGGCACCCGCCCACACAAACACTCACACACAGACCTTCTACCAAACACAAGATACTGGAAACCAGAACAAGAAAGATAAGAACCATTTCCGAGAGTATATACTTTAGAAATCAGACAGCCATGaagcgcagagagagagagagagagttggacTTACATTGAATATGAGGCTCTTGTTGGTAGATTCCCATGCTAAACCGCCTCTGAAATCTATGGTCCAAACCAACACTAAAATCAGACCTGCAATTCCCAGCACGTGTACCACAAAGGTGAATGGAAGAGCCTTCACACCCAGTGCCATCGTTTCTCTTCCCAAAACTCTTCTctgtcactctctctctctctcgtcttcTCCTCCAAtattgaaagaaataaatatggATGGCACTCAAAACTGATACCAATATAAATTTGAAGCCTTTAGTGCAGTCTGTCGTTTATCCGGCCAGTTACTGCAACTGATTTGACCTTAAGATCAAAATCTTTATCACTAACAGGTGCCACGTTCGTCACTCTGATTGGAGATTTTCGGGACCCACGTGTTTCCCTTCTTCGTCTCTTTTCGTCTACCCTTCGTTATCTACTTACCAGTTAGAGCATTGGTAACAGATTGTTTATTTTccgtataattatattttttgaaaattgattttgaatataaagaaaagtttttatattaaattatgtatttttttattaaataataataaaataattaaaaaaaaataaaaaaaataaaaaagagaaagttgaaaggaaagagaaaaaataataaaatataattttaaaaagaaaatgaaggtttttatttttaaataagaactatatataattattatgaataaattaatacaaaccATTTTaagagtatattttttaaatttaaaaataaaaataaagataaataatctaTTATTAATACTTCAttgcatttcaaattttaacgtctaataaatatatttttgtggattaataataataataataataataataaaatatacgaCACGTTaactaattttataattaattaattagatttttatgctaattaattagattatttttttcgttaaaatgttaaattttttttattttaaatcttctaATTATGCATAATTAATTTTGCTTTTTATTATCTCTTAAAATATTGCACAATTTGAACTTTCTAAGTTGTTGGAATCGCATctgaataaataatataaatcgttcagtaaaaataaacaaataatatagttttgtttatatatatcgaacaaataaataaaattatcgaATTTAACtccattttatcattttttttttgtatgtccTAAGATTCGACACCAGGTGAATGATTATGAACCTGGACAACTTGACCGCAAAGAGGACTGCGGCTTTGGTCATCTATGACGTTACGAGCTTTATTTGGTGAGTTGGGGCCTTATCAAATCCCAAGTGACAGACATCCTGCGGTCCTTAGCATCGCTGTGAGGACGATGATGCGTGCGACCTTTATCCACAAATTGTTTGGGCTTTCTCATGTTCTGGGTCAATATTgaggaaaaatctaattttaagaataactgtgtattaatacatatattaatttaatatgataggttaaaagattaatttaaaaaaatatattattaatttaaattttaaatataaaaaaattaatattgatatataaattagtagcaactttatttatatgtaataaaacttcaatattaattgataaatttagcCCCTCATCTCTTTTGTGCATTTGGACATGAATTGATAGgatagttaaataaaatattattttttaatattattatattataaaaattatattttatgtaaaaatttaaaaaaaattataaataatatgataagatgagataaaataaaacatttttattatctaaataGGCTTAGATTCTCCTTTCCAATCTATTCCAAGCTTTCAAGTGTTGATACTAATCATtctcatatattatatactatatttatttttattttatatcattttattatttttaaattaattaaattattctacttattatttatataccacatatttaatatgaaaaaataattaaaaaattaaaatgattaaaaattaaaaaattatgtgtaatATGTGATGTtaagatgatgaaaaaaaattttcctaataaaaagagagattttttttcctaagcaaatgatattatatatataaaactatgcGGTTACAAGATACA
This is a stretch of genomic DNA from Carya illinoinensis cultivar Pawnee chromosome 3, C.illinoinensisPawnee_v1, whole genome shotgun sequence. It encodes these proteins:
- the LOC122303237 gene encoding transmembrane ascorbate ferrireductase 1; the encoded protein is MALGVKALPFTFVVHVLGIAGLILVLVWTIDFRGGLAWESTNKSLIFNIHPVLMLVGLIIIGGEAIVSYKSLPFSKDVKKLVHLVLHAIALILGIIGVYTAFKYHNESGIANLYSLHSWLGIGIIVLYALQWIYGFLIFFYPGGPGELRSFSMPWHVVFGLFVYVLAVGNASLGLLEKLTFLENSGLAKYGSEAFLVNFTAVITVLFGAFVVLSVLSHAPAEEDHSYSAI